Below is a genomic region from Amycolatopsis sp. 195334CR.
CCGCCACCGCCCGCGCAGCACCTGCCCGACCGTGGCCAGGCGCACGGTGTCCTCTGTGCCGTACCCGCCGGTGTCCGTCAACGCCGGGTTCTCCCCTCAGTGCCCGGTACCGCCTTCGCTGGCGCACCACCAACCCCGTCGGACCGGGCACGGCGTTGGTTACACGATTGCCCGCGTCTTGTTCGAAACGCGACCGGAAAGCCGGTCAACGCACCGCCGCGGTGTAGGCCGCGAGCAGCGCCTTCTGGGAGTTCTCCCACGAAAGCGCGCCGGCGACCCGCGCCCGCCCCAGCTCCCCCATCTTTTCCCGCTCCTCCGGCGAGTCCAGCAGATGCGCGATCAGCTTCGCGAACTCCGCCTCGTCGTTGGCCTTGGCGTACAACGCCGCTTCCCCCGCCGAAACCCGCGCCTCCCGCAGCTCGAAGGAAACGATGGGACGGCTCATCGCCATGTACTCCATGATCTTGTTCATCGTCGAGACGTCGTTGAGCGGGTTCAGCGGATCCGGCGAAAGGCACACGTCCGCCGCGGACAGGTAGCGCAGCAGGTCCTCGTCGGGGATCCGGCCGGTGAACTCGACCTGCCCGCCCAGCCCGAGCCTGCCGGACAACGCCACCATGTCGTCGAAGGCGTCACCGGAGCCGATGAACACCGCGTGCCAGTCGGTGCGGCCGAGTTCGTCGCGCAGACGGGCCAGCGCCCGCAGCGCGTAGTCGACGCCGTCCTGGGGGCCCATCACCCCGAGGTAGGCGAGCAGGTGCGGTTTCCCGTTCTTCAGCCCGGGTTCGACCGGGACCTGGCGGAACCGCTCGACCACCGGCGCGCTGCGCACCACGAAGACCTCGTCCGGGGACTTGCCGCCGCGCGTCACCGCGACTTCCTTGTAACTCTCGTTGGTCGCGATGACCACGTCGGCCGTGCGGTAGGTCCACCGCTCCAGCGCGCGGACCGCGCGGTACAGCAGATCTTGGCCCCGGTCGAACCGCGAGAGGTACAGCTCGGGACAGAGGTCATGCTGGTCGAAGACGAACTTCGCGCCGCGGAGCTTGAGCGGGAGCGCGACCAGGAAGAGCAGGTCCGGCGGGTTGCAGGCGTGCACCACGTCGATCCGCCCGAGCTTGCGGGCGAGCCGGAAGGTGTGCCACAGCGCGGCTCCGTACTCCTGGAGGTACCCGGCCGGGCCACCGGTGGCGGCCCGCAGCGGGTACCGCAGGATGTGCACACCGTCGACGGTGACCTCCGCCTCGGTGTCCCGCTTTGTCCCTTGTGGACAGATGACGTGCACGCCCCAGCCCGCGTCGCGCAGCGTGGTGCACTCCTGCCAGACGCGGCGGTCGAACGGAACGGACAGGTTCTCGACGAGGATCAGGGCTTCACCAGGCAAGGCCGACATATCCCTCTTCAGCCCGGCGCCGGTCGGCGTCGGGGACGCGGACGAGATCGATGATCTGGTGGCCGTCGCCGGCCGGGAGCGCGGCGAGCACGTCCGGGTCGGTGCAGCCGATGAGGCAGACCTCGGCGTGGTCCAGCACCTCTTCGACGGACCCGGCCAGCAGCTGGCCCAGGTGCGGCAGCCGGGCTTCGATGTACTCGCGGTTGGCGCCCATCAGCCGGGAGAGGCTGACGTTGGCGTCGTAGATGCGGAGGTCGTACCCCTTGCCGTGGAGGCGTTCGGCGAGTTCGACCAGCGGGCTCTCGCGCAGGTCGTCGGTGCCGGGCTTGAACGACAGGCCGAACAGGCCGAGCTTGCGCTTCCCGGTGCGCACCACCAGGTCGAGCGCGCGCTGGAGGTGTTCGGTGTTCGACGGCAGCACGTGCGACAGGATGGGGATCGCCACGTCGGCGCGGCGGGCGGCGTAGACCAGGCCACGCAGGTCCTTGGGCAGGCACGAGCCGCCGAAGGCGAAGCCCGGCCGGAGGTAGGCCGCGCTGAGGTTGAGCTTGCGGTCGGTCAGGAAAACGTCGATCACCTGGTGCGAGTCGAGCCCGAGCGCGCGGCAGATGGCGCCGAGTTCGTTCGCGAAACCGATCTTGAGCCCGTGGAAGGAATTGTCGGCGTACTTGGTCATCTCGGCCACCGGGATGGCCACGCGGAATACCTCGCCTGGCAGCCCCTCGTACAGTTTCTCCACCACGTCGCCGCTGGCCGCGTCGAGTTCGCCGATGACGGTTCTCGGCGGGTCGAAGAAATCCCGGACGCTGCTGCCCTCACGCAGGAACTCGGGGTTCACCGCGACCCCGAAATCGACGCCCGCGGTGCGCCCGGACGCCTTTTCCAGGATGGGGACCAGCAGGTCGAGGCAGGTGCCGGGCAGCATCGTGCTCCGGAAGACGACGGTGTGCCGGGTGGTCCGGTCCCGCAGCGCGTCGCCGATCTGTTCGGCCACGCGTTCGAGGAAGGTGGTCGACAGGCTGCCGTTGGGCGAGGACGGGGTACCGACGCAGACCAGGGAAAGATCGCTCGCCGCGACCGCCTGCCTGGCGTCGGTCGTGGCTCTCAGCGCGCCGGCGGCGACGACCTCGGCGGTCAGCTCCCCGATGCGTTCCTCCACCACCGGCGCCCGGCCGCGGGAAATGAGCTCGATCTTCACCGGATTCACGTCGACCCCGACGACTTCGTGCCCGCGCCCGGCCAAACACGCCGCCGACACACAACCGACGTAGCCGAGCCCGAATACGCTGATCTTCATGCGAATTCCTCCAGCCGCGTTCCGCTGATCCGTTGGTCGGCGGATGGCTGGGGTTCGTTACGCGGCCCCGCATTCGGCGGAATCCGCGCGTGCAAAGGATTTAGTCCCTCGCGCGGCGGCTCCGTCAAACGCGTTAGACAGCTGTTTCCGGGGCGGGAAATCAGCGGCGGTGGCCGGTCAGTTCGCTCCGTAGAAGCGCCGGACGCGGCCGATGATGTAGTCCTGATCGCCTTCGGAGAGATCGGTGTAGGTCGGCAGGTACAGGCCCGTCGCGGCGAACCGGGCGGCGTTCAGCGAGGCCCAGCCCGGGTCGAAGTACATCGGCTGCCTGCTCATCGGGATGAAGAACGGCCGCGTGTCGATGCCCTCCCCCGCGAGGTATTCGCTCAGCCCGTCCCGGTCCTCGGCGAGCACGTCGAACATCCACAGCACGTCGCGCGGCGGCATCAGGGTCAGCCCGTCGATGCCTTCGAGGCCCGCCTGGTAGCGCTTCTCGATGGCCGCGCGCAACGCCAGTATCTCGTCCAGCCGCTCCACCTGCGCCAGCGCGACGCTCGCCTGGAGATTGGTGAACCGGAAGTTGTAGGCCACCTTGCGGTGCAGGTAGCTGTGCTCCTCGCTGGCGCCGAGCCCGCGCAGGTGCGCCATCTGGCCGGCCAGCCACGGGTCGTCGGTCAGGCAGATGCCGCCCTCCCCGGCGGTGATGATCTTGTTGGCGAACAACGAGAAGCAGGCGATGTCGCCGACCGGGCGGACGCCGTGCGCCTCGGCGGTGTCCTCGACCACCCGCAGCCCGTACTCGCGGGCCAGCCGCATGATCGTGGTCATGTCGCACTGCCTGCCGTAGACGTGCACCGGCATGATCACCTTGGTCCGCGCGGTGATCTTGGCTTCGAGCTGGGTGACGTCGATGGTCAGGTCGTCGGCGCAGTCGACGAACACCGGGGTGGCGCCGAGATAGGTGACCGACCAGGCCGAGGCCACGTAGGTGAACTCCGGCACCAGCACCTCGTCGCCGGGGCCGACGCCCAGCGCCCGCAGCGCGACCGTCAGCGCGGTGGTGCCCGAGGAGCACGAGACCCCGCGGGCCATCCCGTTGTACTCGGCGAAGGCCCGCTCGAACTTCGCCACGTTCGGGCCCTGTGAGGAGATCCAGTTCCCGGTGACGGCCTCGGTGACGTAGGCGAGCTCGTTGCCCCCGAGGCAGGGCTTGGAGATCGGGTAGGTGAACGCCATGCCGCCCTCAGTTCCGTGCCATCGCGGGAAGGCCCAGGATCAGGTCGGCCGCCTGCCGCGTGCCACCCGCCGCGGCGAACAGCTCGGCGTACTTCTGGGCGTTGACGCGGAACGAGTCGTCGGCGAGGACCCGTTCGATCTTGTCGAGCAGGTCGTCGGCATGCAGTTCCCACGGCTTGTCCAGAGTGAGGGACACGCCGAAGTCCAGGCCGCGCCGGGCCTGGTCGTAGGTGTCCACCCACATCGGCCGCAGCACCTGCGGCTTGCCGAAGTGGATGCCCTCGGAGAAGCCGTTGCCGCCCGCGTGGCCGACGAAGAGCTTCACGTTCTCGTGCGCCAGGACGTCCAATTGGGACGGTACCCAGTTCTCCACGCGCAGGTTCGCCGGGAGGTCTTCGGGTAGCCACTGCTGTTGTGACTTCGGCAGTTTCCACAGGACGTGGTGCCTGCCGTCGAGGCGCCGCACCACCTCCAGCACCGCGCCGACCTGGCCGGCGGTGAGCCGGGTGTTGGTGCCGAGTCCGATGTAGATCACCGATTCGTGCGCCGAGAGCCAGTCTTCCAGTTCGTTGCCCGGTGCCTGCGGCAGTGGCGGCAGCAGCGCCCCGACCAGCTTCACGTTCTCCGGGATGTCCAGCGGATAGTCGAGCTCCCGTACCGTGTGGACCAGCGCCAGCTCGGCCTTCTCCACCCTGGCGAACTGCCCCGCCACCTCGGGCGCGATGCCGAGTTCCTTGCGGACCTCGGCGTCTTCCAGCCACTGCTTGCGCATCTTCGACGACATGCCCATGGCGATCGTGCGGAACTGCATGAGCCGGTTCTGCAGTTTCTGCACCAGGTTCTGCTGGTACGGCAGTCCGGAATGCGGCACCGGGAAGGTGCGCGGCGCGTACGACTTGCCGAAGGGAACGTAGGAAACCAGCACGTTGCTCGGCAGGAACGGCACGTTGAGCACGAACGGGATCTTCTTCGTGATGGCGAGTTCGATGCCGTACTGGCACATGCAGTCGATCACCATCAACGCGGGCTGGATCTTCTCGACCGCCTCCTCCAGCTTGCGGTACTTCGGCACGCGCTGCCGGGGATCGATGTTCTTCTCGATGATCGCCCGGCGCGCCTTGAACCGCGAGCGCTGGGTCACCTTGCGGTAGGTCTCGTCGTCCCAGTTCTCCGAGAGCACGTCGGGGTGGTGCTCGCCGAGCGAGAAGAACTCCACCGGGGTGCCCGCGTCGATCGATTCCACATCGGACCGGCGCATCTCGTCCGTGGCGAACCACAGGTCCTCGACGCGGCGGCGGGACAACTCGCCGGCCAGCACGAGCATCGTGTTGATCAGCCCGCTGCCGACCATGCTCACGAACAGAACCGGCCGCTGACTCGAACTCATCTACGACTCCCCGGTGGACGAACTGGTGCCCGCGCAGCATGCCGCACCCCCGCCCGCCGGTGATCGATCTCAAGTCGAATCCCTAGTCGTTACGCCCGAATTATCGTGAACGAGCAATTAGTCCCCAGTGGACTGAACGTGAATCGGCAACCAGAGCTCCACCTGGTCGTAGCGCCGGTAGAATTCGACGAGCGGCCGTTCTTCGTCCACCCGGGCGGCGGCCAGCAGTTCGTCGAACCCGGGCGCGATCCGGCCGTAGAGGCCGGGCGGCTCACCGACCAATCTGCCCCGCAGGTACCAGCCGCCGGGCAGCGTGCCGACCACCAAGCCGTACCGGGCGGGCTCGTCCTCCGGCTTCACCGGGGTGCAGACGGTGTACGTGCCTTCCCGTTCGTCGGCCCGCGCGTACATCTTGCGCCCGCGCAGGCCCACCAGCCCTTCGAAGTCCGCCCAGAGCTCCTGCATCTCGGGCAGCTCGTCGCGCCCGGTGCGTTCCATCACCGGGACGTCCTCGCGCCGGATGCGGTCCGGCGTGCCGTGCAGTACCGAATCAGCCATCCCGGCAGCGAACCACGCACCACCGACAAAACCGGCCCTCAGGCGGGTTTCGCGTGCGTGCCCCGCCGCACCAGTTCCGGGGCGAAGCCCGCCTTTCTCGGCGCCAGCTCCGGGTGGTCGATGCGCTCGGCGAGCAGGCGCGCCGACGCGCGGGCCATCTCGTGCAGGTCGTGCCGCACGGTGGTCAGGTCGAACGACTCCCACCCGGCCATCGGGATGTCGTCGAAGCCGATCAGCGTCAGCTCCTCCGGGATCCGGATCCCGTGCCGCAGCGCGGCGTTGAGCGCGCCGATCGCGGTCACGTCGTTGCCGCAGAACACCGCGGTCGGCCGGGGGTCCTGCGCCCACAGCTCGGGCAGCGCCCGGTAGCCGGTCTCGAAGTCGAACGGGCCGCGCCGGATGTGCCGTTCGGTCAGCGCGATCCCGGCCTCGGCCAGGCCCAGCCGGAACCCCAGTTCGCGGTCGCGGCCGGTCGAGGTGTCCTGCGGGCCGCTGATGATCGCCACGTCGCGGTGCCCGAGCGCGGCCAGCTCCGCGGCCACCAGCCTGCCGCCCTTCTCGTTGTCCACCACGGCGCTGTCGGCGTGCGCGTTGGCCGACTCGCGGTTGAGGAACACGTAGGGCAGCCCGCGGCGGCCGAGTTCGTCGGGCAGCGCCGAGTCGAGCGTGGCCGTCGCCAGCACCACCCCGTCGATCGAGCGGTCCAGCAGGCGCTCGCTGGCGATCGCCGATTCGGACCGCTCGGTGAACAGCATCATCCGGTAGTCCAGCCGCTCCAGCTCGTCGTGCAGCGGGCCGACCAGGTGCGGGTAGAACGGATTGGTCAGGTCCGAGATGACCACCCCGACCCGGCGGCTGCTCCGCGTGGACAGGCTGCGCCCGGCCTCGCTGGGCACGTAGTTCAGCGCCTCGGCCGCGCGGCGGACCCGGTCCAGGGTCGCCGCGGTGACCCTCGGATCGCCCCGCAGCGCGCGCGACACCGTGGCCTGGCTGACCCCGGCCAGCCTGGCCACGTCGTGGCTGGTGATCGCCATCTCCGCCCCTCACCTGTGGATGCATACGCATCGTAGTGCACCCGGCGCGCCGCGGTAGCCGGTTTCGGCCGGGGAGTCAGTGAATCCGGCATTGACATCCGGCACCGCGATTGCTTCAGTACATACGTATGCACAACGGGAGGAAGACATGCGAGTGACCGAGGAGGAGTTGCGGCGGCGGACCATCCGGCGCACCGACTTCGTGTCCTGCGACCAGGCCTTCATCGACTGCCGGACCCCCGGGTCCGACCGCAAGGAGAACTACTCGATGATCGGCCCCGGCGTGACGCAGAGCGCCGGGCAGGTGGTCAACCTGCGCGAGGCCCACGGCTTCAACATCGGCGCCGCGGCGATGCCCGGCGGCATCACCAACAACCTGCACCTGCACTTCACCGCCGAGGTCTTCCTGTGCTTCCGCGGCGAGTTCCTGCTGCGCTGGGGCGCCGACGGCCGCGAGGGCGAACTGGTGCTGCGCGAGGGCGACATCGCTTCCCTGCCGACGTGGATCTTCCGCGGCTTCACCAACATCGGCCCCGACGACGGCTGGTTGTTCACCGCGCTCGGCCACGACGACACCGGCGGCATCATCTGGGGCCCCTCGGTGCTGCGCGAGGCCGAGGGCCACGGGCTGTACCTCACCGCCGACAACCAGCTGGTCGACACGGTGGCCGGGGACGAGCGCCCGCCCGAGGACCAGCTGGTCGCGCCGATGACCGACGAGCAGATCGCCGGGCTGCGCAGGTACACGCCCGAGCAGATGCGGCGGAAGGTCGCCACGCCGGCGGACCTGGTCTGGTCCAGCGAGCCGTTCCTCGACAGCAGGCTGCCCGGCGGCGGGGCCGAACTGGCGCTGGTGATCGGGTACGGGATGACCGAGGACCCCGAGCAGGAACCGCGGATCTTCAAGCCACACGGGCACAACATCGCCTGGCTGCGCGCGGAACCCGGGCAGGGCGTGCGGGCGCACCGGCACGCGCAGACCCAGGTGCTGATGGTCAAGGAAGGCGAGTGGGAGGTCACGCTCAACCTGCACGACGAGGTGTCGGTGCGGCTGGGCCCGTGGGACCTGCTGTCGGTGCCCGCCGGCGCCTGGCGTTCGCTGCGCAACGTCGGTGACGGCACCGCGAGCATGGTGGTGGTCAACGGCGGGGACGGCCGGGTCCGGCTGGAGTGGGACGACGAGGTGGTCAAGGCGGCCGCCGACGAGGGGGTCGCCATCGACCACGACGGCTACCTGGCCCCGTACGCGCTGGTCCCCCGGCCGATCGGATGACCCTGCCGACGGTGCTGGTGCCCGGCATGCTGTGCGACGCCGCGCTGTGGGACGGGGTCCGGGCAGAGCTCGGACCCACCGTCGACGTGGCGATCACCGCGGGCGACATCGGCGCGATGGCCGAGCAGGTGCTCGCCGCGGTACCGGGCCCGTTCCGGCTGGTCGGGCTCAGCCTCGGCGCCATCGTCGGGTTCGAGGTGCTGCGCCGTGCCCCCGAGCGCGTCCGCGGGCTGTGCGCCCTCTCCACCAACGCCGGTGCGCCACGACCCGAGCAGCGCGAAGCCTGGCTCGCGCTGGCCCGATCCACTGTGGACGGCCAGTTCGACGCGGTGGTGCGCGAGCGCGTCCTGCCGACCATGTTCGCCGAACCGGATTCCCCGCTGGCCGGGGCGTTCATGGCGATGGCGCACCGCGTCGGCCCGGCGGTGTTCCTCCGCCAGCTCGCCGCGCAGGCCACCCGGCGCGACCAGCACGAAGAACTGGCCCGGCACCGGATTCCCGCGCTCGTGCTCTGCGGGGACCGCGATGCCCTGTGCCCACCCGGATTCCACGAACGGCTGGCCGCCGCGTTGCCGCTGGCCGAGCTGGAGGTGCTGCCCGGTGCCGGTCACCTGCTGCCGTGGGAGACCGACCTGGGCCCGCTGCTGCGGGCGCACCTGAACCCCGATCTCGACGAGGAGACCGCGTAATGCCCGAAATCCTGAAAGCACCCGCACCGGTGGCCGGCGAGCGCGGTGACCCGGCCCAGGTGAAGACCAAGGTCACCGGCATCATCGAGGACATCCGCAAGCGCGGCGACGCGGCGGTGGCGGAGTACTCGGCGCTGTTCGACCGGTGGGAACCCGAGTCGTTCCGGCTCTCGCCCGAGGAGATCGACCGCATCATCGCCGGGGTGCCCGAGCAGGTCCTCGAGGACATCCGGTTCGTGCAGCAGCAGGTGCGCACCTTCGCCGAGCACCAGCGGGCCTCGCTCGGCGAGTTCGAGATCGAGACCCTGCCCGGTGTGCGCCTCGGCCAGAAGCAGGTGCCGATCGCCGCCGCGGGTGCCTACGTCCCCGGCGGCCGGTACCCGCTGACCGCGTCCGCGCACATGACCATCGTGACCGCGAAGGTGGCCGGGGTGGCGCGCGTGGCGGCCTGCACCCCGCCGATCCGCGGGGAGATCCCGGCGGCCACCGTGGCCGCGATGCACCTCGCCGGAGCCGACGAGATCTACCTGCTCGGCGGGGTGCAGGCGGTGACCGCGCTGGCCGTGGGCACCGAGACGATCCCGCGCGTCGACCTGCTCGCCGGACCGGGCAACGCCTACGTCGCCGAGGCGAAGCGGCAGCTCTTCGGTGAGGTGGGCATCGACCTGTTCGCCGGGCCGACCGAGGTGCTGATCGTCGCGGACGACACCGCCGACCCGTTCGTCGTCGCGGTGGACCTGCTCTCGCAGGCCGAGCACGGCCCCGACTCCCCCGCCGTGCTGATCACCACCAGCCGTGCGCTGGCCACGGCGGTGATCGAGCAGGTCGACGAGCTGCTGCCGGGCATGCCCACCCGCGACTTCGCCGAACCGGCGTGGCGCGACCACGGTGAGGTCGTCGTGGTGGACTCCGTGGACGAGGCGTACGCGCTGGCCGACACCTACGCCAGCGAGCACGTCCAGATCCTCACCGCGCAGCCGCGCCGGGCGCTGGACCGGATGACCCAGTACGGCGCGCTGTTCCTCGGCGCGGGCACCTGCGTTTCCTTCGGGGACAAGGTGATCGGCACCAACCACGTGCTGCCGACGCGGGGCGCGGCCCGCTACACCGGCGGATTGTGGGTGGGCAAGTACCTCAAGACAGTGACCTACCAGGAGATCACCGATCCGGCGTCCAGCGCGTTGCTCGGCGAGGTGTGCGGGCGCGCGGCCAGGGTGGAGCTGTTCGAGGGCCACGCCCGTTCCGGCGATGTGCGCGCGGCCGCCGGTGGACCGCGACCGGCCTGGGCGAACCGGTGAGCGCCGGCCTGGCCGGGCGGACCGCCCTGGTCACCGGCGGCGGCTCGGGGCTGGGCCGGGCGATGTGCCTGGCTCTGTCCGCCGCGGGAGCTCGGGTCATCGCCGCGGGGCGCCGCCGGGAGGCGCTGGCGGAAACCGTCGAGCTGCTGCCGGAGCCGGGACGCGCGGCTGTCGTCGACGTCGGCGATCCGGACTCCGTCGCCGCGCTGGCCGCGGAACTCGCCGAAGAGCAGGTCGGCGTGCTGGTCAACAACGCGGGCGTACCCGGTCCCGTCCGGAACCTGGTCGACGTCGAACCCGGCGAGTGGGACGAGGTGTTCGCGGTGAACGTGCGCGGCACCTACCTGATGTGCCGGGCCTTCCTGCCCGCGATGATCGCCGCCGGCCGGGGTGACGTGGTCAACGTGGCCTCGGTCAGCGGCAAGCGGCCCTTGACCGCCCGTACCCCGTACTGCGCCTCGAAGATGGCGGTGCTGGGGCTGACCACGACGCTGGCGGCCGAGGCCGGGCCGCACGGCGTCATGGTCAATTCGCTCTCCCCCGGGCCGGTGGACGGGCCGCGGATGGAGCGCAACTTCCGCCTGGAGGCCGAGCGCTCCGGCATCTCCAGCGAGCAGGCCGAGCGGGCGTTCGTCGCCCGCGCCGCGCTCGGGCGCATGGTCACCGAGACCGAGGTGGCCACCGCGCTGGTCGCGATGCTGGGCATGCCCGGCCTGTGCGCGGCCGACATCGACCTCTCGGCGGGGATGGTGGCCCGATGAACCGGCTCAAACGGACACTCGCCGCCGGCGGCAGCGCGACCGGCGTGCTGCTGCGCCTGCCCGCGGTGGGCCTGGTCGAACTCGCGGGCGTGGCGGGGCTGGACTTCGTGCTGCTCGACTGCGAACACGGGCCCGCCGACACCGAGCAGGTGCAGCACCACCTCAACGCCGCCGACGCGCACGGCCTGGCGACACTGGTGCGGGTGGGCAGCGCGGAACCCGCGCTGATCCTGCGGGCGCTCGACCTCGGTGCCCAGGGCGTGGTGGTGCCCCATGTGGACACCGCCGGGCAGGCCGCGGCCGTGGTCGCCGCGGCGCACTACCCACCGCTGGGCGAGCGCGGGTTCGCCAACTACACCCGAGCCGCCCGCTTCGGCTCCCGCGCCCCGGCCGACTACCTCGACGACGCGGCCGCCACCACCATGGTGATCCCGATGCTGGAGACGGCGGCGGCCTGCGAGAACGCGGCGGAGATCCTCGCCGTGCCCGGGGTGGACGCGGTGATGCCGGGTCCCGCCGACCTGGCCGTCTCGATGGGTGCGCTGGCCGACAAGCCGCGCGTCGACGCCGCGATCGCGGCCGCCGGTGCCGCCGCCGAACGGGCGGGCAAGCCGGTCCTGCGCATCGTCGGCGACGCCGCGGCGGCCAGGGCGACCGGCTCCCGCTTTGTCGTCTACAACCTCACCCAGGTGCTGTTGACCGCGTTCCGCGAGCTGGTCCTCACCCCTCGTTGACATACGAATACTCCCCGATCAGCTGGGGTGTTGCGGATCTCGTGAATACGCATACACTCGGCCGATCGCGGCACTGGAACCCCGCAAGAGGAGTGCACCCGTGACCACCACGAAACCTCCACCGCGCAAGCGGCACGCGGTCGCCTACCTGCACCTGGCCCCGGCCCTGATCGCCATCGTGCTCACCACGGTGTACCCGCTGGCGTCGGCGCTGATCACCAGTTTCCGGCACTGGCGGCTGAACGAGACCAGGGAGCCCGGCGAGTTCGTCGGGTTCGAGCAGTACGAGCGGGCCTTCACCGACTCGACCTTCTACAACAGCGCCTGGGTCACCCTGCAGTACACGGTGATCTCGGTGGTGCTCTCGGTCGGCATCGGCCTGCTCATCGCGCTGGTGCTCAACCGCCCCGGCCGGCTCAGCGCGCTGACCAAGGCGCTGCTGATCCTGCCGTTCGCGGTGGCGCCGGCGCTGAAGGGCTTCTCCTGGCGGTTCATGTTCAACCCCGAGTACGGCGTCTACGACCAGATGCTCGGCACCGTGCTGCCGTTCACCGACGGCGTCAACTGGCTCGGTGACCCGTTCTGGGCGCTGATG
It encodes:
- a CDS encoding HpcH/HpaI aldolase/citrate lyase family protein: MNRLKRTLAAGGSATGVLLRLPAVGLVELAGVAGLDFVLLDCEHGPADTEQVQHHLNAADAHGLATLVRVGSAEPALILRALDLGAQGVVVPHVDTAGQAAAVVAAAHYPPLGERGFANYTRAARFGSRAPADYLDDAAATTMVIPMLETAAACENAAEILAVPGVDAVMPGPADLAVSMGALADKPRVDAAIAAAGAAAERAGKPVLRIVGDAAAARATGSRFVVYNLTQVLLTAFRELVLTPR
- a CDS encoding carbohydrate ABC transporter permease; the protein is MTTTKPPPRKRHAVAYLHLAPALIAIVLTTVYPLASALITSFRHWRLNETREPGEFVGFEQYERAFTDSTFYNSAWVTLQYTVISVVLSVGIGLLIALVLNRPGRLSALTKALLILPFAVAPALKGFSWRFMFNPEYGVYDQMLGTVLPFTDGVNWLGDPFWALMVLAMTEVWGWAPLIALMLLGGLGSISPEVRDAARVDGATGWQEFWRVTFPLLRPLLLIIVFLKAVFSVKVFDQVLTTTGGGPGRATETLNFFAYAQGFTFLDIGYASAISWIIVLVLGVLAAMYLITMTRQEAK
- a CDS encoding SDR family NAD(P)-dependent oxidoreductase, whose product is MSAGLAGRTALVTGGGSGLGRAMCLALSAAGARVIAAGRRREALAETVELLPEPGRAAVVDVGDPDSVAALAAELAEEQVGVLVNNAGVPGPVRNLVDVEPGEWDEVFAVNVRGTYLMCRAFLPAMIAAGRGDVVNVASVSGKRPLTARTPYCASKMAVLGLTTTLAAEAGPHGVMVNSLSPGPVDGPRMERNFRLEAERSGISSEQAERAFVARAALGRMVTETEVATALVAMLGMPGLCAADIDLSAGMVAR